A DNA window from Hevea brasiliensis isolate MT/VB/25A 57/8 chromosome 2, ASM3005281v1, whole genome shotgun sequence contains the following coding sequences:
- the LOC110662999 gene encoding probable protein S-acyltransferase 14, protein MHRSGAAMAWNVFKFCTALRGLGSIMILLVLGVVGVTYYAVVLTNYGPALYDSGLDSVTALALLIPFHCLLVMLLWSYFSVVLTDPGSVPSNWRPVVEEERGEAYPLNASDFNGLPANPSNQRIRYCRKCNQLKPPRCHHCSVCGRCVLKMDHHCVWVVNCVGALNYKYFLLFLFYTFLETSLVTLSLLPQFIAFFSDNDIPGTPGTLATAFLAFVLNLAFAFSVLGFLVMHISLVSVNTTTIEAYEKKTTPKWRYDLGRRKNFEQVFGADKRYWFIPAYSEEDLRRMPELQGLEYPSKPELDSQEF, encoded by the exons GGTTGTGGGTGTCACCTATTATGCCGTCGTGTTGACCAATTATGGCCCCGCTTTGTATGATAGCGGGCTTGATTCTGTCACTGCTCTTGCTCTCTTGATCCCATTTCATTGTTTg TTGGTGATGCTCTTATGGAGTTACTTTTCTGTCGTTTTAACTGATCCTGGTAGTGTGCCTTCTAATTGGAGGCCTGTTGTTGAAGAGGAAAGAGGTGAGGCTTACCCATTAAATGCCTCAGATTTCAATGGCCTGCCGGCCAATCCATCCAATCAAAGAATCCGGTACTGCCGGAAGTGCAACCAGCTGAAACCACCTCGTTGCCACCATTGCTCTGTTT GTGGGAGGTGTGTGCTAAAGATGGACCATCATTGTGTATGGGTCGTAAATTGTGTTGGggcattaaattataaatattttcttcTATTTTTG TTCTACACATTTCTTGAGACAAGTCTTGTGACTTTGTCACTGCTGCCACAATTTATAGCTTTCTTTAGTGATAATGACATTCCTGGAACTCCTGGGACCCTTGCAACCGCATTTCTTGCCTTTG TTTTGAATCTGGCATTTGCATTTAGTGTTCTGGGATTTCTAGTCATGCACATATCATTGGTTTCTGTTAATACGACTACTATTGAG GCATATGAGAAGAAAACCACGCCGAAATGGCGCTATGACCTTGGTCGTAGGAAGAATTTTGAACAG GTATTTGGGGCAGATAAACGATACTGGTTCATTCCGGCTTATTCAGAAGAAGATTTGCGGCGAATGCCAGAACTTCAGGGTCTTGAATATCCATCAAAACCTGAGTTGGACTCCCAAGAGTTCTAG
- the LOC110663000 gene encoding uncharacterized protein LOC110663000 isoform X2 encodes MQREREGRNDFFGKDDPFSNFRGFGMMPSLFGGKDPFDDPFFTRPFGSMFESTRLEPPNSGSSDALHANGANELVIEELVSDDKEEKEKDIHSGSGKEPFIEYPDDDFEEVKSKNVNCIHDDNKMEGTKPQARNFSFQTCKVTYGGVDGAYYTSTRTRRAGSDGVVIEENKEVDKSTGQATHRISRGLHDKGHSVTRKLNSDGKVDTSQTLHNLNEDEVAAFEEAWNGNVKGQLPGLSNQFDINACNDKIENGNVASSNREQKEMTTWGRWALPSVEHHRNTGVTSAGKSKTVLRINIE; translated from the exons ATGCAGAGGGAAAGAGAAGGTAGAAACGATTTCTTTGGCAAGGATGACCCTTTCAGTAATTTCCGGGGCTTTGGCATGATGCCCAGCCTGTTTGGGGGGAAAGATCCATTTGATGACCCATTCTTTACTCGCCCATTTGGGAGCATGTTTGAATCTACCAGGCTTGAACCTCCAAATTCTGGTAGTAGTGATGCATTGCATGCCAATGGAGCAAACGAATTAGTTATAGAAGAACTAGTATCTGATGATaaggaggaaaaagaaaaagatataCACTCTGGCTCAGGCAAAGAACCATTTATTGAGTATCCTGATGATGATTTTGAAG AGGTGAAAAGCAAGAATGTGAATTGTATCCATGATGATAACAAGATGGAAGGAACTAAGCCGCAGGCTCGCAATTTCAGTTTTCAGACTTGCAAAGTCACATATGGTGGTGTAGATGGAGCATATTACACTTCTACAAGGACCAGAAGGGCAGGCAGTGATGGA GTGGTAATTGAGGAGAACAAAGAAGTGGACAAATCAACGGGTCAAGCAACACATCGGATCTCTAGAGGGCTTCATGATAAG GGCCATTCTGTCACAAGGAAGCTTAATTCAGATGGCAAGGTGGATACATCCCAAACTTTACACAATCTGAATGAAG ATGAAGTTGCTGCATTTGAAGAAGCGTGGAATGGTAATGTAAAAGGACAGTTGCCTGGCTTAAGTAATCAATTTGATATCAATG CTTGTAATGACAAAATTGAGAATGGCAATGTAGCTTCTAGCAACAGAGAACAGAAGGAGATGACAACTTGGGGCAGATGGGCACTTCCATCAGTAGAACATCACCGAAATACTGGAGTAACTTCTGCAGGAAAAAGCAAAACTGTTCTTAGGATCAACATTGAATAA
- the LOC110663000 gene encoding uncharacterized protein LOC110663000 isoform X1: protein MQREREGRNDFFGKDDPFSNFRGFGMMPSLFGGKDPFDDPFFTRPFGSMFESTRLEPPNSGSSDALHANGANELVIEELVSDDKEEKEKDIHSGSGKEPFIEYPDDDFEEVKSKNVNCIHDDNKMEGTKPQARNFSFQTCKVTYGGVDGAYYTSTRTRRAGSDGVVIEENKEVDKSTGQATHRISRGLHDKGHSVTRKLNSDGKVDTSQTLHNLNEDEVAAFEEAWNGNVKGQLPGLSNQFDINGNTACNDKIENGNVASSNREQKEMTTWGRWALPSVEHHRNTGVTSAGKSKTVLRINIE from the exons ATGCAGAGGGAAAGAGAAGGTAGAAACGATTTCTTTGGCAAGGATGACCCTTTCAGTAATTTCCGGGGCTTTGGCATGATGCCCAGCCTGTTTGGGGGGAAAGATCCATTTGATGACCCATTCTTTACTCGCCCATTTGGGAGCATGTTTGAATCTACCAGGCTTGAACCTCCAAATTCTGGTAGTAGTGATGCATTGCATGCCAATGGAGCAAACGAATTAGTTATAGAAGAACTAGTATCTGATGATaaggaggaaaaagaaaaagatataCACTCTGGCTCAGGCAAAGAACCATTTATTGAGTATCCTGATGATGATTTTGAAG AGGTGAAAAGCAAGAATGTGAATTGTATCCATGATGATAACAAGATGGAAGGAACTAAGCCGCAGGCTCGCAATTTCAGTTTTCAGACTTGCAAAGTCACATATGGTGGTGTAGATGGAGCATATTACACTTCTACAAGGACCAGAAGGGCAGGCAGTGATGGA GTGGTAATTGAGGAGAACAAAGAAGTGGACAAATCAACGGGTCAAGCAACACATCGGATCTCTAGAGGGCTTCATGATAAG GGCCATTCTGTCACAAGGAAGCTTAATTCAGATGGCAAGGTGGATACATCCCAAACTTTACACAATCTGAATGAAG ATGAAGTTGCTGCATTTGAAGAAGCGTGGAATGGTAATGTAAAAGGACAGTTGCCTGGCTTAAGTAATCAATTTGATATCAATGGTAATACAG CTTGTAATGACAAAATTGAGAATGGCAATGTAGCTTCTAGCAACAGAGAACAGAAGGAGATGACAACTTGGGGCAGATGGGCACTTCCATCAGTAGAACATCACCGAAATACTGGAGTAACTTCTGCAGGAAAAAGCAAAACTGTTCTTAGGATCAACATTGAATAA
- the LOC110663000 gene encoding uncharacterized protein LOC110663000 isoform X4, translated as MQREREGRNDFFGKDDPFSNFRGFGMMPSLFGGKDPFDDPFFTRPFGSMFESTRLEPPNSGSSDALHANGANELVIEELVSDDKEEKEKDIHSGSGKEPFIEYPDDDFEEVKSKNVNCIHDDNKMEGTKPQARNFSFQTCKVTYGGVDGAYYTSTRTRRAGSDGVVIEENKEVDKSTGQATHRISRGLHDKGHSVTRKLNSDGKVDTSQTLHNLNEDEVAAFEEAWNGNVKGQLPGLSNQFDINASSNREQKEMTTWGRWALPSVEHHRNTGVTSAGKSKTVLRINIE; from the exons ATGCAGAGGGAAAGAGAAGGTAGAAACGATTTCTTTGGCAAGGATGACCCTTTCAGTAATTTCCGGGGCTTTGGCATGATGCCCAGCCTGTTTGGGGGGAAAGATCCATTTGATGACCCATTCTTTACTCGCCCATTTGGGAGCATGTTTGAATCTACCAGGCTTGAACCTCCAAATTCTGGTAGTAGTGATGCATTGCATGCCAATGGAGCAAACGAATTAGTTATAGAAGAACTAGTATCTGATGATaaggaggaaaaagaaaaagatataCACTCTGGCTCAGGCAAAGAACCATTTATTGAGTATCCTGATGATGATTTTGAAG AGGTGAAAAGCAAGAATGTGAATTGTATCCATGATGATAACAAGATGGAAGGAACTAAGCCGCAGGCTCGCAATTTCAGTTTTCAGACTTGCAAAGTCACATATGGTGGTGTAGATGGAGCATATTACACTTCTACAAGGACCAGAAGGGCAGGCAGTGATGGA GTGGTAATTGAGGAGAACAAAGAAGTGGACAAATCAACGGGTCAAGCAACACATCGGATCTCTAGAGGGCTTCATGATAAG GGCCATTCTGTCACAAGGAAGCTTAATTCAGATGGCAAGGTGGATACATCCCAAACTTTACACAATCTGAATGAAG ATGAAGTTGCTGCATTTGAAGAAGCGTGGAATGGTAATGTAAAAGGACAGTTGCCTGGCTTAAGTAATCAATTTGATATCAATG CTTCTAGCAACAGAGAACAGAAGGAGATGACAACTTGGGGCAGATGGGCACTTCCATCAGTAGAACATCACCGAAATACTGGAGTAACTTCTGCAGGAAAAAGCAAAACTGTTCTTAGGATCAACATTGAATAA
- the LOC110663000 gene encoding uncharacterized protein LOC110663000 isoform X3 yields the protein MQREREGRNDFFGKDDPFSNFRGFGMMPSLFGGKDPFDDPFFTRPFGSMFESTRLEPPNSGSSDALHANGANELVIEELVSDDKEEKEKDIHSGSGKEPFIEYPDDDFEEVKSKNVNCIHDDNKMEGTKPQARNFSFQTCKVTYGGVDGAYYTSTRTRRAGSDGVVIEENKEVDKSTGQATHRISRGLHDKGHSVTRKLNSDGKVDTSQTLHNLNEDEVAAFEEAWNGNVKGQLPGLSNQFDINGNTASSNREQKEMTTWGRWALPSVEHHRNTGVTSAGKSKTVLRINIE from the exons ATGCAGAGGGAAAGAGAAGGTAGAAACGATTTCTTTGGCAAGGATGACCCTTTCAGTAATTTCCGGGGCTTTGGCATGATGCCCAGCCTGTTTGGGGGGAAAGATCCATTTGATGACCCATTCTTTACTCGCCCATTTGGGAGCATGTTTGAATCTACCAGGCTTGAACCTCCAAATTCTGGTAGTAGTGATGCATTGCATGCCAATGGAGCAAACGAATTAGTTATAGAAGAACTAGTATCTGATGATaaggaggaaaaagaaaaagatataCACTCTGGCTCAGGCAAAGAACCATTTATTGAGTATCCTGATGATGATTTTGAAG AGGTGAAAAGCAAGAATGTGAATTGTATCCATGATGATAACAAGATGGAAGGAACTAAGCCGCAGGCTCGCAATTTCAGTTTTCAGACTTGCAAAGTCACATATGGTGGTGTAGATGGAGCATATTACACTTCTACAAGGACCAGAAGGGCAGGCAGTGATGGA GTGGTAATTGAGGAGAACAAAGAAGTGGACAAATCAACGGGTCAAGCAACACATCGGATCTCTAGAGGGCTTCATGATAAG GGCCATTCTGTCACAAGGAAGCTTAATTCAGATGGCAAGGTGGATACATCCCAAACTTTACACAATCTGAATGAAG ATGAAGTTGCTGCATTTGAAGAAGCGTGGAATGGTAATGTAAAAGGACAGTTGCCTGGCTTAAGTAATCAATTTGATATCAATGGTAATACAG CTTCTAGCAACAGAGAACAGAAGGAGATGACAACTTGGGGCAGATGGGCACTTCCATCAGTAGAACATCACCGAAATACTGGAGTAACTTCTGCAGGAAAAAGCAAAACTGTTCTTAGGATCAACATTGAATAA
- the LOC110662986 gene encoding uncharacterized protein LOC110662986 isoform X2 — translation MACWSAENATKAYLRALKMGKRSKEPDMAEFISALAAGNNAQLMVVASARVAGSTTLPLVAAAQQTGGQGSWPNEFKTHFLPIGEGLLVTRIGGKVDDGSGQRKRSRWVIRVDECTGEEHVYRVTCPQQEIEA, via the exons ATGGCTTGTTGGTCAGCTGAGAATGCAACCAAAGCTTATCTCCGAGCTCTGAAAATG GGAAAAAGAAGTAAGGAGCCTGACATGGCTGAGTTTATATCCGCCCTCGCTGCAGGAAACAATGCACAGCTCATGGTTGTTGCTTCTGCAAGAGTTGCAGGATCCACCACACTACCATTGGTGGCAGCTGCACAACAAACAGGTGGCCAA GGATCATGGCCTAATGAATTCAAGACTCACTTTTTGCCCATTGGAGAGGGACTGCTGGTAACCAGAATAGGTGGCAAGGTAGATGATGGAAGTGGGCAGAGAAAAAGAAGTAGATGGGTTATTAGAGTTGATGAGTGCACTGGTGAGGAGCACGTCTACAGGGTCACTTGTCCACAGCAAGAGATTGAAGCCTGA
- the LOC110662986 gene encoding uncharacterized protein LOC110662986 isoform X1 — protein sequence MACWSAENATKAYLRALKMGKRSKEPDMAEFISALAAGNNAQLMVVASARVAGSTTLPLVAAAQQTGGQVMCILSTESDFIASRNSLGPYADCVKFVIGDAKALLLSDYKRADFVLIDCNIDDCEGVFRAARECGRNGRRLIIGFNAFQGSWPNEFKTHFLPIGEGLLVTRIGGKVDDGSGQRKRSRWVIRVDECTGEEHVYRVTCPQQEIEA from the exons ATGGCTTGTTGGTCAGCTGAGAATGCAACCAAAGCTTATCTCCGAGCTCTGAAAATG GGAAAAAGAAGTAAGGAGCCTGACATGGCTGAGTTTATATCCGCCCTCGCTGCAGGAAACAATGCACAGCTCATGGTTGTTGCTTCTGCAAGAGTTGCAGGATCCACCACACTACCATTGGTGGCAGCTGCACAACAAACAGGTGGCCAAGTAATGTGTATTTTATCCACAGAATCTGATTTTATTGCATCAAGAAATTCTCTAGGACCTTATGCAGATTGTGTAAAGTTCGTCATAGGAGATGCCAAGGCCCTTTTACTGAGTGACTACAAAAGGGCTGATTTTGTGCTTATTGATTGCAATATTGATGATTGCGAAGGAGTATTTAGAGCTGCACGAGAGTGTGGAAGGAATGGAAGGAGGCTTATAATTGGGTTTAATGCCTTTCAGGGATCATGGCCTAATGAATTCAAGACTCACTTTTTGCCCATTGGAGAGGGACTGCTGGTAACCAGAATAGGTGGCAAGGTAGATGATGGAAGTGGGCAGAGAAAAAGAAGTAGATGGGTTATTAGAGTTGATGAGTGCACTGGTGAGGAGCACGTCTACAGGGTCACTTGTCCACAGCAAGAGATTGAAGCCTGA
- the LOC110662987 gene encoding uncharacterized protein LOC110662987 codes for MKLVWSPDTALKAYIYTVKSCGNFKESGVPELLSAMAAGWNAKLIVESWSYGGSMATSIGLAVAAHHTCGRHVCIVMDERSRTEYIKSIQGAGMTKTEVIVGEAKEVMAGLAGVDFLVVDCKRRDFVRVLRFAKLSHEGAVLVRKNAFQSTLSGFRWHGVLEKGTHVVRSVFLPVGKGLDIVNVGSSGGGVASSKRSPSHWIRCIDQKSGEEHVFGG; via the exons ATGAAGCTGGTTTGGTCTCCGGATACAGCTCTAAAAGCTTATATTTATACTGTTAAATCA TGTGGGAATTTCAAAGAATCCGGCGTACCTGAGCTCCTCTCTGCCATGGCAGCCGGCTGGAACGCTAAGCTAATCGTCGAATCCTGGTCATACGGTGGTTCAATGGCCACGAGCATCGGATTAGCTGTCGCTGCACATCACACTTGCGGAAGACACGTGTGCATAGTCATGGATGAACGGTCACGAACTGAGTATATAAAATCCATTCAAGGCGCGGGCATGACGAAGACGGAGGTTATCGTAGGGGAAGCGAAAGAGGTAATGGCGGGTCTTGCAGGGGTGGATTTTTTGGTGGTGGATTGTAAACGGAGGGATTTTGTTAGGGTTTTAAGGTTCGCTAAGTTGAGCCATGAAGGCGCTGTTTTGGTACGCAAGAATGCGTTTCAGAGCACCCTTTCTGGGTTTAGATGGCATGGGGTGCTTGAGAAAGGGACACATGTCGTGAGATCGGTGTTTTTGCCAGTTGGGAAAGGATTGGATATCGTGAATGTAGGGAGTAGTGGTGGTGGAGTTGCGAGTTCAAAGAGGAGCCCTAGCCATTGGATTAGGTGTATAGATCAAAAGTCAGGTGAGGAGCACGTGTTTGGGGGTTAA